From the Streptomyces sp. KMM 9044 genome, one window contains:
- a CDS encoding VOC family protein, producing the protein MAEVARHPAARNSTDVPEEFLAVILGLEVGAPFGPFLPVDLGTGVTLDYYEQRDEPVQSQHYAFLVPEDRFDTAIARLEAVGVTYYADPNHTEPGRVNRLFGGRGAYFDDPDGHNLEIMTRPYVRP; encoded by the coding sequence CTGGCCGAGGTCGCCAGACACCCGGCCGCGAGGAACTCCACCGACGTCCCGGAGGAGTTCCTCGCCGTGATCCTGGGGCTGGAGGTCGGCGCCCCCTTCGGCCCGTTCCTGCCCGTCGACCTGGGCACCGGCGTGACCCTCGACTACTACGAGCAGCGCGACGAGCCCGTCCAGTCCCAGCACTACGCGTTCCTCGTTCCCGAGGACCGGTTCGACACGGCGATCGCCCGCCTGGAGGCGGTCGGGGTCACCTACTACGCCGACCCGAACCACACCGAACCCGGCAGGGTCAACCGCCTCTTCGGCGGTCGCGGCGCCTACTTCGACGATCCGGACGGCCACAACCTGGAGATCATGACCCGGCCCTACGTCCGTCCCTGA